The region GTCATCTAAGTAGCGGTGTAGATCAAGAGGAAGAGGGCAACCCAGTCCTAAAAGCCAAAGTGTGCCTAAAATACCTCAACCACTGATGATAATAACAATCAGAGGGCCAAAGGCAATACTGAAGGAGAACACATGGCATTCCATGTTAAAGAACACTTTTGGGATGCCTGTTGTTTCTGCAGGCAATACTAATAAGAGTATACCAGCCAAATATTCATTAAATGAAAGCATAACACCAATTTAATGCAATAACAGCCAGTTATGATAACATTACACGCACAAATGTAATCGCTCAGATCTGGGAAGCAGACGTCAGACAAGTGGTCAGATGATCATACAGGTTGTAAACAAGCCAAAAGTCTTGCCAGATTAGCTGAACCACGAGAAGTGGAACTGATTCCCATTTTAAATAGGTTTGCTTAACAGCGGGGATTTGTTCAGTGGATGTCAGATTGTCTGGACTACTCTTGCCTTTTACCCTAACTGACTTTATAATGCTCCTGCATTGAAATCAAATTGCCCTGCTCGCCCATTACACTCATTCTGAATGATCTATCAAATTTGGGCCTCACTTCAACGCCCCCTCTAAAAGAAACTCCAGGTCTTTCAGCTGGGCTTTCAGGGATGAAAAAATTGGTTGTCATGCCTTGAAAGCCCCCCAACTCCCTCTCTTATCATACTTGGGTTCTGCCGTATTGGACATTGTATATTTGGAGTTGTCGACCGTTAGAGTTAGAGCTGTGGAGCAAAGGAAACAGCTATAGATATAAAAAGATATATAAGGGACCTTTGGCAGCGATGCCCTGTAGGGATCCATGACATGAGGATTGTGTTTTCTCtaggttttttttgtataatttgtgtatgtgtatttgtatttttgtgtttctttgagtTTGAAATAATGAGTTCCTGCATTGCCAGATGTAAGAAATAGGCCTTTTTCAcagaagacattttgacatgttacAGTATCAAAGACACAGGTTAAgttaatacaattattattatgctGCTCCAGTTTCATTGTACCTGTTGGCTCACTGGTTTAGCGATCGTTACATTTATAACTTACAACTGTGCTTTCCCTGCTACGACTAGTCAAAATGTACACTGTGATGTAGGGCAAACATCAAGCTAGCTGTTTAGTAAATACCTTCAAGCAGTAGCCTTCTAGCTGCTTGTTAAACTAAcatctcaataaaaaaaatacagaatatggGTGTGGACAGAATAAATTTTGGTCTTTTGCTCTGACCGTGGTCCgaagcacctttcatacatgTTATTGGAAGGTCTGGgccaaataaaatgaaagcatGCATAGATTAAATTGGGCTGACTGAAACACACGTTGCCTGTTTATATTCAGGACTAGTTTGTACTAGAATACACAAAGGGGGGAAACAATAAATGAACAACAAATTTAACAGCAGCAACTTCAAGCAACTTCCAACTCTACTGTAAGACTACAAATACTGTGTGACAGTAATGTGGCTGTTCTATCAGCCCTGCGGGACACCCGGAGGGACACAGAGGAACAAGTGGACGAACAGAAAGAGTCCGTCGGGCAGTTATAAGCTTTTttaggaggaggcagcagatgaGAGGAAATTACTTTTCTGAGGTTAATATAGCCTTGTGGTTTTCGTACAGGAGCCGTTTGAATGCTCCCTCCCAGTCCGACATGGTCACTCCATCAATGCCAGGGGCTAATGTCATGTTTATCTGCCTCTAATCGCAGATTTAGTCCACTAATTACACAGCAAAATCAAAAATCCTTCAAGGCAAGAGAGGCATCATCAAAAGAATGTCCTGAGAATTATGAGAATATCAAGGCAgtgtattaatttattttctaatatagATGTTATTTTCATAATGTAGAGCACATGTTGGCATTTTCTCAAGTGTAATCTCCTGGAATGTTTGGAGTACAGTTTtattaatagtttttctccctctctgactttctttttctctgtcaccaGGAACCTGATGCCTCGTACACTGGAGGGTCAGATCACCATGGAAAAGACCCCAAGTTACTTTATCACCAAGGAAGCCCCTCGCCGCGTATTCTCCATGAGCCGCCACGCCAAGCTCATTGTGGTGGTGCGGGACCCTGTGACCCGGGCTGTTTCTGATTACACCCAGACTTTGTCTAAATCTCCCGGGCTCCCATCTTTCCAGAACCTAGCCTTCCGCAATGCCACCACAGGACTCATCGACACGTCTTGGAGCGCTGTACGCATCGGCATCTATGCCAAACACCTGGAGAACTGGTTGCGCTACTTCCCGCTCTCAAGCTTTCTTTTTGTGAGTGGCGAACGCCTTGTGACGGACCCGGCAGGCGAGATGGGCAGGGTCCAGGACTTTCTAGGGATAAAACGTGTGGTGACGGACAAGCACTTCTACTTTAACCAGACCAAAGGTTTCCCCTGCTTGAAGAAGCCAGAGGGGAGCAGCAGGCCACGCTGCCTTGGGAAATCAAAGGGTAGGCCTCATCCGCAGATCCCATCTGGGGTCCTGCTTAGGCTCAGAGACTTCTATAGACCTTTCAATCTGAAGTTCTACCAAATGACCGGTCAGAATTTTGGCTGGGACTGAAAATCAACTCACCAAAGCTCCCAGAAACTTTGAGTAGAATTCTTGTTCATTTAACTTTCAAGACCACACAGGGATATCTCGAAGACATTATGTATAACCAAAGTTTTTACTGTGCAAAATAGGTATTTCCTTCATTTCCTATGAAAGTCTATGAATGCAGGCTTTGCCAACACATACGCATGACTTCCCCCAGGTCAGTCTGACAAAGTTTGTTAGAGcttcaatcaaaacaaattccGGTGAGAAGCACTGGCTGTGGCTCATACTGCGGCAGTGTGATGGGCTCAAGCCTAAAAACTGGAACTTCTAGCACTTGGCACCCCAAGTACCAGAAGTATGCTAAGCTCTTGTTGCTGTCCAAAATACTTAACAGCACAATGTCTGTATTGAAAATAACACCAGAGAGAAGCCAACACTGCAAAGAGATGTGCCTCAAGTTAAACCAAATGGCATAAGAGTAACAAGTCTCGACAGCCAGGCAAAGCTA is a window of Paralichthys olivaceus isolate ysfri-2021 chromosome 21, ASM2471397v2, whole genome shotgun sequence DNA encoding:
- the LOC109626643 gene encoding heparan sulfate glucosamine 3-O-sulfotransferase 6-like, translating into MGCSKWRAAFNFGHLKVQSKLSVFFTMIILFTYLFYCLNGYCDSLPRPVYNQQTDSHNKITFNDEQDASSPERRGAHSASPASVVRDQLSDFSNSDAPSNNISIANSFGSKKFPQAIIIGVKKGGTRALLEFLRIHPDVRAVGAEPHFFDRFYDKGLEWYRNLMPRTLEGQITMEKTPSYFITKEAPRRVFSMSRHAKLIVVVRDPVTRAVSDYTQTLSKSPGLPSFQNLAFRNATTGLIDTSWSAVRIGIYAKHLENWLRYFPLSSFLFVSGERLVTDPAGEMGRVQDFLGIKRVVTDKHFYFNQTKGFPCLKKPEGSSRPRCLGKSKGRPHPQIPSGVLLRLRDFYRPFNLKFYQMTGQNFGWD